A genomic segment from Candidatus Brocadia sinica JPN1 encodes:
- a CDS encoding tyrosine-type recombinase/integrase, producing MEAYSRKYLEYIKGSVPENTFVNRQTEVNAIAKHLGGFEVSKLNAVLIQRFCTDIVQKDGAKASTVNQYCSVLRLILDMAVQEKVISGNPMQGFKRLKVDETSKRVLTNEEIKRILGESVLPMGRERMAILIGMFTGLRLMDVMALKWSNIDFQNATLTTIAQKTGRVVALPLSSYLVGELKKYKESVGDAKEHLFYDGEVNHKIAGECSNHFIRVFKKMGLSGVSFHLLRHTNATLITEVVQDVSVASKMLGHTNLNTTMTYVHRDLDDKKETVEKFTKHVLSLKEYELRTIYKTA from the coding sequence GTGGAAGCCTATTCCAGAAAGTATTTAGAGTATATCAAGGGGAGTGTGCCAGAAAACACTTTTGTGAACCGTCAAACGGAGGTGAATGCCATTGCAAAACATCTTGGAGGCTTCGAGGTATCTAAACTTAATGCTGTCCTGATACAACGATTCTGCACGGATATTGTGCAAAAAGATGGGGCAAAGGCTTCTACCGTGAATCAGTATTGTTCTGTCTTAAGGCTTATCCTTGATATGGCTGTACAAGAGAAGGTAATTAGTGGTAATCCCATGCAGGGTTTTAAACGGTTAAAAGTAGATGAGACTAGCAAGAGGGTATTAACCAATGAGGAAATTAAGCGAATCCTTGGTGAATCTGTATTGCCTATGGGACGGGAACGCATGGCGATTCTTATAGGGATGTTTACAGGACTTCGGCTCATGGATGTCATGGCTTTAAAGTGGTCAAATATAGACTTCCAGAATGCAACGCTTACGACCATTGCACAGAAGACAGGGAGGGTTGTCGCCTTGCCGTTGTCAAGTTATCTGGTGGGAGAATTAAAGAAGTATAAGGAATCGGTAGGCGATGCAAAGGAACACTTATTTTACGATGGGGAAGTGAATCATAAAATTGCTGGCGAGTGCAGTAATCATTTTATAAGGGTGTTTAAGAAGATGGGGCTATCTGGTGTTTCATTTCATTTATTGCGACATACCAACGCAACTTTAATCACCGAGGTTGTTCAAGACGTTTCTGTCGCATCAAAAATGCTCGGCCATACAAATTTAAATACTACTATGACCTATGTCCATAGAGACCTGGACGACAAGAAAGAAACTGTTGAAAAATTCACCAAACATGTTCTAAGCTTGAAAGAGTACGAACTACGTACGATTTATAAAACTGCGTAA
- a CDS encoding tetratricopeptide repeat protein: MNRKKFVCTTICSLAIITILHPTYCFSKEGIVTTESNDKIKRDTTAFPIDVANEFYKQGLNYAQYGLYDEAIEMYTKSLAKNPDNIEVYKNLGLAYAQKGMYGNAIEAFQKVVEKKPADADTHYNLASVYFDKGVFDKAIEAFNKTIQINPEYRSAYSLLGIAYTKIGKYDEAVQTLKKRIELDPNLAIAHSNLGIVYSMKGMDKEALMEYNKALEIDPRHENALYNIALLHDKTGKVDEAIQYYNKTVELNVSNADAQYRLGKNYMKKKQYDDAINAFQTAVMSDPNNVEIYHDIGTAYKAKGMEKDAEGYFTLYKKKAKKEK, translated from the coding sequence GTGAATAGGAAAAAGTTTGTATGTACAACAATTTGTAGCCTTGCAATTATAACGATATTGCATCCAACCTATTGTTTTTCTAAAGAGGGTATCGTTACAACCGAAAGTAACGATAAAATAAAAAGAGATACGACTGCATTCCCGATTGACGTTGCTAACGAATTTTATAAACAAGGTTTGAACTATGCGCAGTATGGCCTTTATGACGAAGCAATTGAAATGTATACGAAGTCATTGGCCAAGAACCCCGATAACATAGAGGTATATAAAAACCTTGGTCTGGCATACGCCCAAAAGGGGATGTATGGCAATGCCATTGAAGCCTTTCAGAAGGTTGTAGAAAAAAAGCCTGCAGACGCCGATACACATTACAATCTTGCTTCGGTATACTTTGATAAAGGTGTCTTTGACAAAGCAATTGAGGCATTTAATAAAACAATCCAAATCAATCCCGAATATCGTTCTGCTTATTCTCTCCTGGGTATTGCATATACAAAGATTGGTAAATACGATGAAGCAGTACAAACATTGAAGAAACGCATAGAACTAGACCCAAATCTTGCAATAGCCCATTCGAACCTGGGTATTGTTTATTCGATGAAAGGAATGGATAAGGAAGCCTTGATGGAATATAATAAGGCGCTGGAAATTGATCCAAGACATGAAAATGCACTCTATAATATTGCCTTATTGCACGATAAAACAGGAAAGGTAGATGAAGCCATCCAATATTATAATAAAACGGTCGAACTTAATGTAAGCAATGCAGATGCCCAATATCGGCTTGGCAAAAATTACATGAAGAAAAAACAATACGATGATGCAATTAACGCATTCCAGACGGCTGTAATGTCCGATCCGAATAACGTGGAAATTTACCATGATATTGGAACCGCATACAAGGCTAAAGGCATGGAGAAAGATGCAGAGGGCTACTTCACTTTATACAAAAAAAAGGCCAAAAAAGAGAAATAA
- the lspA gene encoding signal peptidase II — translation MKNPVTFAIVAVCGVIVDVVSKWIVFSKLDEFEKISLIPGLINILQSKNEGVIFGLFPGKTNAFIVFSFIAIAAIIYIYIKADKSLFVSNFALGFILAGAAGNLWDRIWYGYVRDFIDLHIGNKYHWPTFNIADGLICIGISIMVFASFSSPKLNESA, via the coding sequence ATGAAAAATCCTGTTACATTTGCTATCGTGGCTGTATGTGGTGTTATCGTAGACGTTGTATCAAAATGGATCGTATTCTCAAAATTAGATGAATTTGAAAAGATAAGTTTAATCCCTGGATTAATCAATATATTGCAAAGTAAGAACGAAGGCGTTATTTTTGGGCTGTTCCCCGGCAAAACCAACGCCTTCATTGTTTTTTCATTCATAGCAATCGCCGCTATTATATATATTTATATTAAGGCGGATAAATCTCTTTTTGTGTCAAATTTTGCTTTGGGTTTTATTCTGGCAGGTGCAGCAGGAAATCTCTGGGACAGGATATGGTATGGATATGTAAGGGATTTTATAGATTTGCATATTGGAAATAAATATCATTGGCCTACCTTTAATATTGCTGATGGTCTGATTTGCATTGGCATCTCTATTATGGTTTTTGCCTCATTCTCTTCTCCAAAGCTAAACGAATCCGCCTAA
- the vapC gene encoding type II toxin-antitoxin system VapC family toxin, with amino-acid sequence MKDRILIDTSAWIESFKKTGNKNLQQLIIKTLDSSHVATTNIIILELLQGCRDKKEYPEMKLRLESLELLPANGKVWEMAYNAGYNLKKNGITIPTIDLIIASIAKAYNYTLIHHDRHFRLVTKHLELSIIDFIDEFKI; translated from the coding sequence ATGAAAGATAGAATCCTGATTGATACATCTGCATGGATAGAAAGTTTTAAGAAAACCGGGAATAAAAACCTACAGCAACTAATAATCAAAACCCTTGATTCCTCCCATGTTGCAACAACAAACATCATTATTCTTGAACTATTGCAGGGATGTCGTGATAAAAAAGAGTATCCCGAGATGAAGTTACGATTAGAGTCACTTGAATTATTACCCGCAAATGGAAAAGTCTGGGAAATGGCGTACAATGCTGGCTATAACCTTAAGAAAAATGGCATTACTATTCCCACGATTGATTTAATCATTGCCTCGATTGCTAAGGCTTATAACTATACCCTCATTCATCATGATAGGCATTTTAGATTAGTGACAAAACACCTCGAATTATCAATCATAGATTTCATTGATGAATTTAAGATATAA
- a CDS encoding type II toxin-antitoxin system VapB family antitoxin: MRTTIDIDDELLKEVMEKSGAKSKKNAIVTAMKDYLRLKRREELKNLIGNFDEFNLDLKDLRKMRNER, encoded by the coding sequence ATGCGTACAACAATTGACATAGATGATGAGCTTTTAAAAGAGGTCATGGAAAAATCAGGCGCAAAATCAAAAAAGAACGCTATAGTTACAGCGATGAAAGACTATCTAAGGTTAAAGAGACGAGAGGAACTGAAAAATCTTATAGGTAATTTCGATGAATTTAATCTTGACCTGAAAGACCTAAGAAAGATGCGTAATGAAAGATAG
- the ilvE gene encoding branched-chain-amino-acid transaminase, with amino-acid sequence MGLKIYINGQILPQEEARISVFDHGLLYGDGVFEGIRAYNGKIFTLDQHLDRLYNSATAIALKIPITKAEMADAIKKTMEANNQADSYIRLVVTRGVGKLGLDPNKCSMPQVIIIADTIELYPKALYEKGLDIVTVATIRNHFSALDPKIKSLNYLNNILAKIESIQAGAGEALMLNKDGYVAECAGDNIFIFKDDTLLTPPAGAGILIGITRNVVMELATKMGIQVKEELMTRYDLYIADECFLTGTAAEIIPVVKIDGRVIGTGKPGKITLDLLKRYRDLTRNGF; translated from the coding sequence ATGGGATTGAAGATTTATATAAATGGCCAGATACTTCCTCAAGAAGAGGCCAGAATATCGGTTTTTGACCACGGGTTGCTTTATGGGGATGGAGTGTTTGAAGGAATACGTGCCTATAATGGAAAGATATTTACGCTGGACCAACACCTGGATAGACTTTACAACTCTGCAACGGCTATTGCTCTTAAGATACCCATAACAAAGGCTGAGATGGCTGATGCCATAAAAAAAACAATGGAGGCCAATAATCAGGCAGATTCCTATATACGCCTTGTTGTTACCAGAGGGGTAGGAAAACTCGGATTAGATCCCAACAAGTGTTCAATGCCGCAGGTCATCATTATTGCGGATACGATTGAGCTTTATCCAAAAGCGCTTTATGAAAAGGGACTCGACATCGTAACCGTTGCTACGATTAGGAACCATTTTTCTGCTCTTGACCCCAAGATCAAATCTCTCAATTATCTGAATAACATTTTGGCAAAGATTGAATCAATACAAGCCGGGGCTGGGGAAGCGTTAATGCTCAACAAAGATGGTTATGTAGCGGAATGTGCGGGTGACAATATCTTTATTTTTAAAGACGATACCCTTTTAACGCCTCCAGCGGGTGCAGGAATATTAATCGGCATCACCAGAAACGTCGTAATGGAATTGGCCACCAAGATGGGAATTCAGGTCAAGGAGGAATTAATGACTCGCTATGATTTATACATTGCTGATGAATGTTTTCTAACCGGGACAGCCGCGGAAATCATTCCTGTTGTGAAAATTGATGGGCGAGTAATTGGTACTGGCAAGCCCGGAAAAATCACTCTTGACTTGTTAAAAAGGTATCGAGACCTTACACGGAACGGTTTTTAG
- a CDS encoding TraR/DksA family transcriptional regulator encodes MKEEFAQFKKLLLSLRERLVGKVDSMQGEALKRSRQDASGDLSNVPIHMADVGTDNYERDLMIELIQSGEESLRNIDAALEKIEEGTFGICELCGKKINKDRLKAVPYAKLCIDCQREEEMDSVLK; translated from the coding sequence ATGAAAGAAGAATTTGCTCAGTTTAAAAAGCTCCTCCTTTCTTTAAGAGAAAGGCTCGTCGGGAAAGTGGATTCCATGCAAGGGGAGGCATTAAAAAGATCCAGGCAAGATGCGTCTGGTGATTTATCAAATGTTCCAATACATATGGCAGATGTAGGTACGGACAATTACGAAAGAGATCTTATGATTGAGCTCATTCAGAGCGGAGAAGAAAGTCTACGTAATATCGATGCTGCTTTGGAAAAGATCGAAGAAGGTACTTTTGGCATTTGTGAATTATGCGGAAAAAAGATAAACAAAGACAGACTGAAGGCTGTCCCCTATGCAAAACTTTGTATAGATTGTCAGCGGGAAGAGGAAATGGATAGCGTTTTAAAATAG
- a CDS encoding ABC transporter ATP-binding protein has product MTNSYRLLQATNLVKEYTDGERTVPVLQGINLSIEKGEIVAIVGASGAGKSTLLHILGILDTPTTGSVIYKGINLTQLNAKKQADMRNRIFGFVFQFYHLLPDFTALENVLLPGLIGSGFSRWRAINKNYKDRATSLLERVGLGNRLTHKPSQLSGGERQRVAIIRALINNPELLLCDEPTGNLDTKAGHEIRELIWDLNKTQNQTVVIVTHDEEIAKHAVRVVRIVDGCILE; this is encoded by the coding sequence ATGACAAACAGTTATAGACTCTTACAGGCTACAAATTTAGTTAAAGAATATACGGATGGTGAGCGCACAGTGCCTGTTTTGCAGGGTATTAACTTATCCATTGAAAAGGGTGAGATTGTAGCGATTGTGGGTGCCTCAGGTGCCGGGAAAAGTACGTTGTTACATATTCTGGGGATTTTGGATACACCAACCACTGGTTCTGTAATATACAAAGGAATAAATCTGACTCAGTTAAATGCGAAGAAACAGGCAGACATGCGTAACCGTATTTTCGGTTTTGTTTTCCAGTTTTACCATCTACTGCCTGATTTTACTGCCTTGGAAAATGTTTTGCTGCCCGGCTTAATTGGAAGTGGGTTTTCAAGATGGAGGGCGATAAATAAAAACTACAAAGATCGGGCAACTTCGTTGCTAGAAAGGGTTGGTCTGGGGAATCGCTTGACGCACAAGCCTTCACAGCTCTCTGGTGGTGAAAGGCAACGGGTTGCTATTATACGGGCGCTGATTAATAACCCTGAATTATTGTTATGCGATGAGCCAACGGGTAACCTGGATACAAAGGCAGGCCATGAAATCCGAGAATTGATATGGGATCTGAATAAGACACAAAATCAAACAGTTGTGATCGTTACACACGATGAAGAAATAGCCAAACATGCCGTACGAGTTGTAAGAATCGTTGATGGATGCATTCTAGAATAG
- a CDS encoding IS1380 family transposase has protein sequence MKTGCKDAIEYQGLSGRKVISQFNRGQITTDAGGLLLRGLEQARGFMKEFSKCFTNYRDQDAIEHTVEELLSQRIYGIALGYEDLNDHDQLRIDPLLAVLCKKKDPTGQDRRSKSVLDLDATDDPIHGSQEGRFFHEWPEVKIVVRGDSGSAREEIMSWCEANHVDYLFGLARNSRLQEEIQGEMEEARKQYEQTGRASRVYKDFFYKTVKSWSKGRRVVGKVEYLEKGPNPRFVVTSLKSEEKDARSLYEQEYCARGEMENRIKEQQLHLFADRTSTETMRANQLRLWFSSVAYVLLNELRRIGLCSTEFSQAQCSTIRTKLLKIGAQVKVSVRRIAVCLSSAYPYKEVFQRAFQNIRKAYPMLF, from the coding sequence GTGAAAACAGGGTGTAAAGATGCAATAGAGTATCAAGGGTTAAGCGGAAGGAAGGTAATATCGCAATTTAATAGAGGGCAAATAACAACCGACGCCGGAGGCCTGTTACTGAGAGGATTAGAACAGGCAAGAGGTTTCATGAAAGAGTTTTCAAAGTGTTTTACCAATTATCGGGATCAGGACGCAATAGAGCATACAGTAGAAGAATTATTATCACAGAGGATATATGGGATAGCGTTAGGATATGAGGACTTGAATGATCATGATCAATTGAGGATAGACCCATTGTTGGCAGTTTTGTGCAAGAAGAAAGACCCGACAGGGCAGGATAGGCGAAGCAAGAGTGTTTTGGATTTGGATGCGACGGATGATCCGATACACGGGAGCCAGGAAGGTCGTTTTTTCCACGAATGGCCTGAGGTGAAAATTGTAGTGCGGGGTGATTCGGGGTCTGCGAGGGAAGAAATCATGAGTTGGTGTGAAGCAAACCATGTGGACTATCTCTTTGGGCTTGCAAGGAATTCTCGATTACAAGAAGAGATACAAGGCGAAATGGAAGAGGCAAGAAAACAATATGAGCAGACAGGAAGAGCATCCAGGGTGTATAAAGATTTTTTCTATAAAACGGTGAAGAGTTGGTCCAAGGGTCGTCGGGTAGTGGGCAAGGTGGAATATTTAGAGAAGGGGCCAAATCCCCGGTTTGTAGTAACATCACTAAAATCGGAGGAGAAAGATGCCAGGAGTCTTTACGAGCAAGAGTATTGTGCACGGGGGGAGATGGAAAACAGGATCAAGGAACAGCAGTTACATTTGTTTGCCGACCGGACAAGTACAGAGACGATGCGTGCCAATCAACTGAGGCTGTGGTTCTCGTCAGTGGCTTATGTGTTACTCAACGAATTAAGACGGATAGGGCTTTGTTCAACAGAATTCTCACAAGCACAGTGCAGCACGATCCGAACAAAACTGCTCAAGATTGGCGCACAGGTAAAGGTGAGTGTAAGGAGAATCGCAGTTTGCCTGTCCAGTGCTTATCCCTATAAAGAAGTCTTTCAGCGCGCTTTTCAAAACATTCGTAAAGCGTATCCAATGCTCTTTTGA
- a CDS encoding tetratricopeptide repeat protein has translation MRRLPKLKYIELLIFFILLILTVDSKIVHGVENLYKYTKHEERFRKSSFNKFHSGLSHTIGGLEEKSDNLEAMNQNLEGRVNMLASEKDKLNKAYAQIKTKQSAMEKEHVKLKKKAASLEVAYKKLSSKVNVAKTSKKPKPVAKKKSVTKTTQKKAGAKSKSIAKKASGKNISGAGKKKTTSIVQSYPPIAPEVKATEEQKGAEGTGLDIKKINERGIEYGKKGMYDQAIKEFQKVAAIEPNVANVHYNLGLAYKKKGMISDANREFAEYERLKGQNN, from the coding sequence GTGCGAAGATTGCCTAAACTGAAATATATCGAGCTATTAATTTTTTTTATCTTGTTAATATTGACTGTAGACAGCAAAATAGTCCACGGGGTAGAAAATTTATATAAATATACGAAACATGAAGAAAGATTCCGGAAGAGCTCGTTTAATAAGTTCCATAGTGGACTCAGCCACACTATCGGGGGATTGGAAGAAAAATCAGACAATCTTGAGGCCATGAATCAAAATCTTGAAGGCCGGGTTAATATGCTCGCATCAGAGAAGGATAAGTTGAATAAAGCATATGCCCAAATAAAGACGAAACAATCTGCCATGGAAAAAGAACATGTCAAGCTGAAAAAGAAGGCTGCATCTTTGGAAGTTGCTTATAAGAAATTGTCTAGCAAGGTCAACGTGGCAAAAACTTCTAAAAAACCAAAGCCGGTAGCCAAGAAAAAGTCGGTTACAAAAACAACACAAAAGAAAGCCGGTGCCAAGTCTAAGAGTATAGCGAAAAAAGCATCTGGCAAAAATATTTCCGGCGCCGGGAAGAAAAAGACCACATCCATTGTGCAATCCTATCCTCCCATAGCGCCGGAAGTAAAAGCAACGGAAGAACAAAAAGGAGCTGAGGGAACTGGATTAGATATAAAAAAGATTAACGAGAGGGGAATTGAATACGGCAAGAAAGGTATGTATGACCAGGCAATAAAGGAATTTCAGAAAGTTGCAGCCATTGAACCCAACGTGGCCAATGTTCATTACAATCTTGGCCTTGCTTACAAAAAGAAAGGTATGATATCGGACGCCAACAGGGAATTTGCTGAATATGAACGGTTAAAGGGGCAAAATAATTAG